A stretch of Arcobacter arenosus DNA encodes these proteins:
- the gmk gene encoding guanylate kinase: MENKGAILILSGPSGCGKSTLLKNVYKEIDEYYFSISTTTREPRVGEKHGVDYLFTTREEFQEDIKTGNFLEWAEVHGNYYGTSLKPIKKALNEGKIVIFDIDVQGHDIVRKKMDKVVTSVFITTPSLKDLEDRLTNRGTDSQEVIDRRIQNAKSEIRFFQKYDYFIINDNLEKASKELISIANIARVKSKLFDKDETLNNWLS; this comes from the coding sequence ATGGAAAATAAAGGTGCTATTTTAATTCTTTCAGGTCCTAGTGGATGTGGAAAGTCAACACTTTTAAAAAATGTATATAAAGAGATTGATGAATACTATTTTTCAATTTCAACTACTACAAGAGAGCCAAGAGTTGGTGAAAAACATGGAGTAGATTATCTTTTTACAACAAGAGAAGAGTTTCAAGAAGATATAAAAACTGGAAATTTTTTAGAATGGGCAGAAGTTCATGGAAATTACTATGGAACGTCACTTAAGCCTATTAAAAAAGCTTTAAATGAGGGTAAAATTGTAATCTTTGATATTGATGTTCAAGGTCACGATATAGTTAGAAAAAAAATGGATAAGGTTGTAACTTCAGTATTTATAACAACTCCAAGTTTAAAAGATTTAGAAGATAGATTAACAAATAGAGGTACAGATTCTCAAGAAGTTATTGATAGAAGAATTCAAAATGCAAAAAGTGAAATTAGATTCTTTCAAAAATATGATTATTTTATTATAAATGATAATTTAGAAAAAGCTAGTAAAGAATTGATTTCTATAGCTAATATTGCTAGGGTAAAATCAAAACTTTTTGATAAAGATGAAACATTAAATAACTGGCTTAGCTAG
- a CDS encoding ABC transporter ATP-binding protein, protein MGEDKKIIKPITQAQKILLEAKNLTHEFDYKLFENINFTLQEKQTIAIIGKSGSGKSTLLNILSSLLEPKFGKVNYNNQNIYKLNKNTLLKIRRDDFGIIFQAHYLFRGFSANDNLKIATLLSENEIDEKLLKKLEIDFVINQGVGELSGGQQQRLSIARVLTKKPKIIFADEPTGNLDKTTAQIVMDRLHEYVRENNSGMILVTHEDDLAMQCDKVYKLENLELKELK, encoded by the coding sequence ATGGGTGAAGATAAAAAAATAATCAAGCCCATTACACAAGCACAAAAAATACTCTTAGAAGCTAAAAATTTAACTCACGAATTTGATTATAAACTTTTTGAAAATATAAATTTCACACTACAAGAAAAACAAACTATTGCTATTATTGGAAAAAGTGGTAGTGGTAAATCAACTTTATTAAACATTTTATCATCATTGCTTGAACCAAAATTTGGTAAAGTTAATTATAATAATCAAAATATATATAAACTAAATAAAAATACTCTCTTAAAGATTAGAAGAGATGATTTTGGTATAATATTTCAAGCGCATTATTTATTTCGTGGTTTTTCTGCTAATGACAATTTAAAAATTGCAACACTTTTGAGTGAAAATGAGATTGATGAAAAGCTATTAAAAAAGCTAGAAATCGATTTTGTGATTAATCAAGGAGTAGGGGAATTAAGTGGTGGACAACAACAAAGACTGTCTATCGCTAGGGTTTTAACAAAGAAACCTAAAATTATATTTGCAGATGAACCCACAGGAAATTTAGATAAAACTACTGCGCAGATAGTTATGGATAGATTACATGAATATGTTAGAGAAAACAATTCTGGGATGATACTTGTAACCCACGAAGATGATTTAGCAATGCAGTGTGATAAAGTTTATAAGTTAGAGAATTTAGAATTAAAAGAGTTAAAATAG
- the tsf gene encoding translation elongation factor Ts, producing the protein MAGATPKLIKELREKSGAGMLDCKKALNECNGDLEEAQKWLREQGLAKAAKKSANVAAEGIVTILVNEDNTKATMTEVNSQTDFVAKNEQFLNLTKAITEHAQVNAIADAESLASSTIDGQDFTTYLNEKIAVIGENLVARKVVNVEGTVVNGYVHMGKVGVVLSAKCSDEAKEKTAELLKKVAMHAASMKPSVISYKDLAADFIESENKAIIADIEKENEELVRLGKPLKNIPEYVSMQQLTDEAIAAAEAKMKEELLAEGKPEKIIGNIVKGKIARWIEDNTQLDKTHALLSQTYVMDDSMTVEQAIKACDESIELVEYVRFELGEGIEKKEEDFAAEVAAQMGN; encoded by the coding sequence ATGGCAGGAGCAACTCCAAAATTAATTAAAGAGTTAAGAGAAAAATCTGGTGCAGGAATGCTTGATTGTAAAAAAGCATTAAATGAGTGTAATGGAGATTTAGAAGAAGCTCAAAAGTGGCTTAGAGAGCAAGGTCTTGCTAAAGCTGCTAAAAAATCTGCTAATGTAGCTGCTGAAGGTATTGTAACAATTTTAGTAAATGAAGACAATACTAAAGCAACTATGACTGAAGTTAACTCACAAACTGACTTCGTTGCTAAAAATGAGCAGTTCCTTAATTTAACAAAAGCAATTACTGAGCATGCTCAAGTAAATGCAATTGCAGATGCTGAATCTTTAGCATCTTCAACTATTGATGGACAAGACTTCACAACTTACTTAAACGAAAAAATTGCAGTTATTGGTGAAAACTTAGTTGCAAGAAAAGTTGTAAATGTTGAAGGTACTGTTGTAAACGGTTATGTTCACATGGGTAAAGTTGGAGTTGTTTTATCTGCTAAATGTTCAGATGAGGCAAAAGAAAAAACTGCTGAGTTATTAAAAAAAGTAGCTATGCACGCTGCTTCAATGAAACCATCAGTTATCTCTTATAAAGATTTAGCTGCAGATTTTATTGAATCTGAAAACAAAGCAATTATTGCTGATATTGAAAAAGAGAATGAAGAGTTAGTAAGACTTGGAAAACCTCTTAAAAATATTCCTGAATATGTTTCAATGCAACAATTAACTGATGAAGCTATTGCTGCTGCTGAAGCTAAAATGAAAGAAGAATTATTAGCTGAAGGTAAACCAGAGAAAATTATCGGAAACATCGTTAAAGGTAAAATTGCTAGATGGATTGAAGATAATACTCAATTAGATAAAACTCATGCTTTATTATCTCAAACTTACGTTATGGATGATTCAATGACAGTTGAGCAAGCAATTAAAGCTTGTGATGAGTCAATTGAATTAGTTGAATATGTAAGATTTGAACTTGGTGAAGGTATCGAGAAAAAAGAAGAAGATTTCGCTGCAGAAGTTGCTGCACAAATGGGTAACTAA
- the rpsB gene encoding 30S ribosomal protein S2, translated as MVTMKDLLECGVHFGHQTRRWNPKMKKYIFGVRKNIYIIDLQKTLRYFRYTYNVVRDAAAQGETMIFVGTKKQASQAVKDAAIKCGMPYVNHRWLGGMLTNYGTIKKSIRKLEVIKKMREEGQLDLLTKKEALMLTRKEEKLELYLGGIKEMNKLPDMMFVLDAVKEKIAIQEARRLGIKVVAPLDTNCDPDVVDLPIPGNDDAIRSIQLFCNEMAEAMLEGRAALAEETGEEAPVSEEEQAEVVAEAVAEGESEAVETEETTEEA; from the coding sequence ATGGTTACAATGAAAGACCTACTAGAGTGTGGTGTACACTTCGGACACCAAACAAGAAGATGGAATCCAAAAATGAAAAAATACATTTTTGGTGTTAGAAAAAATATTTATATTATCGACTTACAAAAGACGTTAAGATATTTCAGATATACATATAATGTAGTTAGAGATGCAGCTGCTCAAGGTGAGACTATGATTTTTGTTGGTACAAAAAAACAAGCTTCTCAAGCAGTTAAAGATGCAGCTATCAAATGTGGAATGCCTTATGTAAACCACAGATGGTTAGGTGGAATGTTAACTAACTATGGAACAATTAAAAAATCAATTAGAAAATTAGAAGTTATTAAAAAAATGAGAGAAGAAGGTCAATTAGATCTTTTAACTAAAAAAGAAGCTTTAATGCTTACTAGAAAAGAAGAAAAATTAGAATTATATCTTGGTGGAATCAAAGAGATGAATAAATTACCAGATATGATGTTCGTTCTAGATGCAGTTAAAGAAAAAATTGCTATCCAAGAAGCAAGAAGATTAGGAATCAAAGTTGTAGCTCCTTTAGATACAAACTGTGATCCGGATGTAGTTGATTTACCAATTCCAGGAAATGACGATGCTATTAGATCAATTCAATTATTCTGTAACGAAATGGCTGAAGCTATGTTAGAGGGTAGAGCTGCATTAGCTGAAGAAACTGGAGAAGAAGCACCAGTATCTGAAGAAGAGCAAGCAGAAGTAGTGGCTGAAGCAGTAGCTGAAGGTGAATCTGAAGCAGTAGAAACTGAAGAAACAACAGAGGAAGCATAA
- a CDS encoding TVP38/TMEM64 family protein translates to MRLLIKSVLILMLIFTSTLILIKFSGILTVSDIKEVFEVLKSQPSYILGFLIVFLLLVDLFIAVPTMTVIILAGYFLGFELAFLYTFFGLLLASFTGYFLSRKYGLKILNRLTSDQEQIEQMKDLFNKHGILVLILSRAVPMLPEISACLAGTCSMSIKRFFIAWSLGTIPYLSVIAYAGSISDLENPIPAIYGAIGITISFWFLWMIFLKANKIKLKNQKI, encoded by the coding sequence ATGCGACTTCTTATTAAAAGTGTATTAATTTTAATGTTAATTTTCACATCAACTTTAATTTTAATAAAATTTAGTGGAATATTGACTGTTTCTGATATAAAAGAGGTTTTTGAAGTTTTAAAATCTCAACCATCATATATTTTAGGCTTTTTGATTGTATTTTTACTTTTAGTAGATTTATTTATTGCAGTACCTACAATGACAGTAATAATTCTTGCAGGGTATTTTTTAGGGTTTGAATTAGCATTTTTATACACCTTTTTTGGGCTTTTATTGGCTTCTTTTACTGGGTATTTTTTGTCAAGAAAATATGGTTTAAAAATTTTAAATAGATTAACGTCAGACCAAGAACAAATTGAGCAAATGAAAGATTTATTTAATAAACATGGAATCCTTGTACTAATTTTATCAAGAGCAGTACCTATGCTTCCGGAGATTTCAGCTTGTTTAGCAGGAACTTGCAGTATGTCAATAAAAAGATTTTTCATTGCTTGGTCATTGGGAACAATACCATATTTATCTGTAATTGCATATGCTGGCTCAATAAGTGATTTAGAAAATCCTATACCTGCAATTTATGGTGCCATTGGTATTACTATAAGTTTTTGGTTTTTGTGGATGATATTTTTAAAAGCAAACAAAATAAAATTAAAAAATCAAAAAATTTAA
- a CDS encoding CD3072 family TudS-related putative desulfidase: protein MNRSKKIILLSHCILNSNAKVYSLANYSGCISELITSLCDKGYGILQLPCPEMLTCGVNRWGMVKEQCDTAIYKKQYKKMLLPIINQLIDYKNNGYEIKGCIGIDGSPNCGINKTCRADWKGEIDKFFDLEKKLNSLQTVNEAGIFMEVFFKLLKKNNLELSFFALDEENPTALVKAIQKELL, encoded by the coding sequence ATGAATCGAAGCAAAAAAATCATTCTTTTAAGTCATTGTATACTTAATTCTAATGCAAAAGTTTATTCCTTAGCGAATTATAGCGGGTGTATATCTGAACTTATTACTTCTTTATGTGATAAAGGTTACGGAATTTTGCAATTACCATGTCCAGAGATGCTAACCTGTGGGGTTAATAGATGGGGAATGGTAAAAGAACAATGCGATACAGCAATATATAAAAAACAATACAAAAAAATGCTACTTCCTATTATAAATCAATTAATTGATTATAAAAATAATGGATATGAAATAAAAGGCTGCATTGGTATAGATGGAAGTCCAAATTGTGGCATAAATAAAACCTGCAGAGCTGATTGGAAAGGGGAGATAGATAAATTTTTTGATTTAGAAAAAAAGTTAAACTCTTTACAAACAGTGAATGAAGCAGGCATTTTTATGGAAGTGTTTTTTAAATTACTTAAAAAGAACAATTTAGAGTTATCTTTTTTTGCTTTAGATGAAGAAAATCCAACAGCCTTAGTTAAGGCTATACAAAAGGAACTTTTATGA
- a CDS encoding transporter substrate-binding domain-containing protein, with protein sequence MKKFFTGLLLTFGIFANAQQDVITVGLCAAYPPFESRDEKSGNIVGFDIDLANEIGKIIGKKVEIKDAEWQALLGGLKNDNYDIILSAMSRQEAGENNVNLSDTYYLLNDVLIVKKDNNKINSQKDLAGKTVGVQLGSGSEQVVDKLNGLGKVARYNYNPEAFLDLKHNRIDAVVVGYAYALNQKDFNNEYKIVDKLAPAELVVVMKKGKDDLTKQVNEALKTLKDNGTYDKLINKWLAVK encoded by the coding sequence ATGAAAAAATTTTTTACAGGCTTATTGTTAACATTTGGTATATTTGCAAATGCTCAACAAGATGTTATTACAGTTGGTTTATGTGCAGCGTATCCACCATTTGAATCAAGAGATGAAAAAAGTGGAAATATTGTTGGTTTTGATATCGATTTAGCAAATGAAATTGGTAAAATCATTGGTAAAAAAGTTGAAATTAAAGATGCAGAGTGGCAAGCTCTACTTGGTGGACTTAAAAATGACAACTATGACATTATATTAAGTGCTATGAGTAGACAAGAAGCTGGTGAAAACAATGTAAATTTATCAGATACTTATTACTTACTAAATGATGTATTAATAGTAAAAAAAGATAATAATAAAATCAATTCACAAAAAGATTTAGCTGGTAAAACTGTTGGTGTTCAACTTGGAAGTGGAAGTGAACAAGTTGTTGATAAATTAAATGGACTTGGGAAAGTAGCTAGATATAACTATAATCCAGAAGCATTTTTAGATTTGAAACACAATCGTATTGATGCTGTTGTTGTTGGGTATGCTTATGCATTAAATCAAAAAGATTTTAATAATGAATATAAAATTGTTGATAAACTAGCACCGGCAGAATTAGTTGTTGTTATGAAAAAAGGGAAAGATGATTTAACAAAACAAGTTAATGAGGCTTTAAAAACTTTAAAAGATAACGGTACATACGATAAATTAATTAACAAATGGCTGGCAGTAAAATAA
- a CDS encoding amino acid ABC transporter permease — MNFSAVFDNLGFLLEASWLTIYLSFVSFVIALFIGVIVGTLRSLKTNYFIKFLISSYIEIFRGTPLLIQLFFIYYGLPQIGITMSSHQAAIIGLSLNFGAYMAEIVRAGIQAIPKGQYEASNSLGLSKIQMFIHIIYPQAFKIVLPPLTNTYASILKDSSLVSVLSITELTRAGQLIYVRTYEPFEIYLTLGVFYFIMTYTIAIFSKHLERKVNRTK; from the coding sequence GTGAATTTTAGCGCTGTCTTTGATAACTTGGGGTTTCTTTTAGAAGCCTCATGGCTTACAATTTATCTCTCTTTTGTATCTTTTGTAATTGCACTATTTATTGGTGTAATTGTGGGTACACTAAGAAGCTTAAAGACAAACTACTTTATTAAATTTTTAATCAGCTCATATATTGAAATTTTTAGGGGAACACCTTTACTTATTCAACTATTTTTTATATATTATGGCCTACCACAAATTGGTATTACAATGTCAAGTCATCAAGCTGCTATTATAGGTTTGTCTTTAAATTTTGGTGCATATATGGCTGAAATTGTTAGAGCTGGAATTCAAGCAATACCAAAAGGACAATATGAGGCTTCAAATTCCTTAGGACTTAGCAAAATTCAGATGTTTATACATATAATCTATCCGCAAGCATTTAAAATAGTCTTACCTCCACTTACAAATACCTATGCATCTATTTTAAAAGATAGTTCACTAGTTTCAGTTCTTTCAATAACTGAATTAACAAGAGCAGGTCAACTTATATATGTACGAACTTATGAACCTTTTGAAATATATTTAACACTTGGAGTTTTTTATTTTATAATGACATACACAATAGCAATTTTCTCTAAACATTTAGAACGAAAAGTTAATAGAACTAAATAA
- a CDS encoding alpha/beta fold hydrolase, translating to MLFNQTFKEEKIKFDNSEINFLHGGKGEALLLIHGFPQTHTMWHKVAKELAKKYYIVCPDLRGYGDSFKPIGLKDHSNYSKKVMAKDMINVMDYLGLKKFYVAGHDRGARVAHRICLDYEEKILKACFMDIAPTYHMFENTNQAFATGYYHWFFLIQPDYLPEKMIGDDPAYYLKEKLKRWSDKDIAFEEKFDDKAINEYIRCYDEASIHGSCEDYRAAASIDMIDDEKTRNRKLNTPLLVLWGEKGFVNKTYDVIKIWQDYANNVQGKTLPCGHFLPEEKPNEVIDELKIFFN from the coding sequence ATGCTTTTTAATCAAACTTTTAAAGAAGAAAAAATCAAATTTGATAATAGTGAAATCAATTTCTTACATGGAGGAAAAGGTGAAGCTCTTTTATTAATACATGGCTTTCCTCAAACCCATACAATGTGGCACAAAGTTGCCAAAGAACTTGCTAAAAAATATTATATTGTTTGTCCTGATTTAAGAGGTTATGGTGATAGTTTCAAACCTATAGGCTTAAAAGACCACTCAAATTATTCAAAAAAAGTTATGGCAAAAGATATGATTAATGTAATGGATTATTTAGGATTAAAAAAATTTTATGTAGCAGGTCATGATAGAGGTGCTAGAGTTGCCCACAGGATTTGCTTAGATTATGAAGAAAAAATTTTAAAAGCATGTTTTATGGATATAGCCCCCACATACCATATGTTTGAAAATACAAATCAAGCTTTTGCTACGGGATATTATCATTGGTTTTTTCTTATTCAGCCAGATTATCTACCTGAAAAAATGATAGGTGATGACCCAGCATATTATTTAAAAGAAAAACTTAAAAGATGGAGTGACAAAGATATAGCCTTTGAAGAAAAGTTTGATGATAAGGCAATAAATGAGTATATAAGATGTTATGATGAAGCTTCAATCCATGGAAGCTGTGAAGATTATAGAGCGGCAGCATCAATCGATATGATAGATGATGAAAAGACAAGAAATAGGAAATTAAATACCCCATTATTGGTTTTGTGGGGAGAGAAAGGTTTTGTAAATAAAACCTATGATGTAATTAAAATTTGGCAAGATTATGCAAATAATGTACAAGGAAAGACACTGCCTTGTGGACATTTTTTACCTGAAGAAAAACCCAATGAAGTAATTGATGAATTAAAAATTTTTTTTAATTAA
- a CDS encoding DUF2267 domain-containing protein, which yields MPVPPEYRVAQQVFESFMKDAAIECNVQTTHMVYNIVVGVFHTFRRRLAFKEAIEFAYVLPPLILALFIAEWDVEEKQVPFKDREEMTKEVKSVRHEHNFSPDTAIINVATALRKHVNIRDFDNYLSKLSKEAQDYWNTK from the coding sequence TTGCCAGTACCACCTGAATATAGAGTAGCCCAACAAGTTTTTGAGTCATTTATGAAAGATGCTGCTATTGAATGCAATGTTCAAACTACCCATATGGTATATAATATTGTTGTAGGTGTATTTCATACATTTAGAAGAAGACTTGCATTTAAAGAAGCCATAGAATTTGCATATGTACTTCCTCCCTTAATACTAGCTTTATTTATTGCTGAATGGGATGTGGAAGAGAAACAAGTGCCATTTAAAGATAGAGAAGAGATGACTAAAGAGGTAAAATCTGTAAGACATGAACACAATTTTTCACCAGATACAGCAATTATTAATGTTGCTACTGCATTGAGAAAACATGTTAATATAAGAGACTTCGATAACTATTTATCAAAACTTTCAAAGGAAGCACAAGATTATTGGAATACGAAATAA
- a CDS encoding NAD(P)-binding domain-containing protein, whose amino-acid sequence MNRIYDIAVIGAGPAGIATSCEAVIFGLKNILVLEKSDNHSDTIRKYFNDNKPVDKDWKGIEVDLKGHIDFEDGTKESTLDLFDDALEKNLINAKFNTEVSRVKKYGNLYKIITTNKEMYLAKNIVVAIGKMAKPNKPSYKIPSTLRKKANHTIADCKGNEEVLVVGGGDSACEYAYFIHQDNIVTFNYRREEITKANPKNVKNLMDCAQDGEIKLMLGVDIEKLEDEDGQFKVFYTNGEIKKYDRIIYALGGMTPKEFLKNCSVLLDEQDKPVVDEHNLNSEGIYLAGDIAGDIGGSIALALNHGYNIIKDCAYENEIHHAISA is encoded by the coding sequence ATGAATAGAATTTATGACATAGCCGTTATTGGTGCCGGACCTGCAGGAATCGCAACTTCATGTGAAGCTGTGATTTTTGGTTTAAAAAATATTTTGGTTTTAGAAAAGAGTGATAATCACTCAGATACTATCAGAAAATATTTTAATGACAATAAGCCAGTTGATAAAGACTGGAAAGGGATAGAAGTAGACCTTAAAGGACATATAGATTTTGAAGATGGAACTAAAGAGAGTACTTTAGACCTTTTTGATGATGCCTTAGAAAAAAACCTTATAAATGCAAAATTTAATACGGAAGTTTCTAGGGTTAAAAAATATGGTAATTTATATAAAATCATTACTACAAATAAAGAGATGTATTTAGCAAAAAATATTGTTGTTGCAATTGGTAAAATGGCAAAACCTAATAAACCAAGTTATAAAATACCATCAACTCTTAGAAAAAAAGCAAATCATACAATAGCAGACTGTAAAGGAAATGAAGAAGTTTTAGTTGTTGGTGGTGGAGATAGTGCATGTGAATATGCATATTTTATCCATCAAGATAATATAGTTACTTTTAATTACAGACGTGAGGAGATAACAAAAGCAAATCCAAAAAATGTGAAAAATCTAATGGATTGTGCCCAAGATGGTGAGATTAAACTTATGCTTGGAGTTGATATTGAAAAACTTGAAGATGAAGATGGACAGTTTAAAGTGTTTTATACAAATGGAGAAATTAAAAAATATGATAGGATAATTTATGCTTTAGGTGGAATGACACCAAAAGAGTTCTTAAAAAATTGTAGTGTTCTTTTAGATGAACAGGATAAACCAGTTGTTGATGAACATAATTTAAATTCAGAAGGTATCTATTTAGCAGGTGATATTGCAGGTGATATTGGTGGTTCAATTGCTTTAGCATTAAATCATGGATACAATATTATTAAAGATTGTGCTTATGAAAATGAAATACACCATGCAATAAGTGCATAA